In the genome of Methanophagales archaeon, the window TATCTTCGTACCAGGGGCTTCTACAATTGTAACCTCAGGTTGAGAGAAAACGAGTTCAGCATTCGTTGTCCTTATCACTACTTCTTCAACATCTCTCAGCTCTTCTACGTTTATACCCGTCTGCTTCATCATCTGATTCAATCTCTTGGGGTTGAGGCTGACACCCTTCCTGAATCCACCACGCATTTTTATCTCCTCTACTTAAGGAACTGATAAATATATAAACAACCAATCATTTAAAATAGATTGGGGCTTGGAGTTTTGGGCCCGTGGTCTAGGTGGAATGACGTCGCCTTTACGAGGCGAAGGTCATGCGTTCGAATCGCATCGGGCCCATGGCTCATTTTTACATTACAATATGAACTTATTTACCACTTCTACCCACCCCTCCGGTCCCTCACCCCTCGCTTTATACAGATTCTTCAGAGGAAGATCGAGCCATGTGCCATCCTTCCTCCTCACCACCGCTGGTTGGTCCACTGCTTCCAGCATGGGTATATCATTCCTGCTGTCACCAACTCCTATCGTCCTAACAGCCTCAACTCCGTATTCCCTCCTGAATAACTCTGTAAGTACCTTTACCGCTTTGCCTTTGTCCGCGTTTCTTCCATGTATGTTGTAGTACCTCCCACCGTGTGTGAGACTGAATCCTTTCTCGCGTATCTTCTCTAATAAAATCTTCTCCTTCTCCGCTGGCTCGTCAAAGATAAAACTCTCATTATACATCTTATCCTTTGCAAGTCTCGCCTTCTCTATGCTCAGATTCGCATCCTTCGCCACCTCTTCGGGTGTCATATCACCGAAGCCCTTTATTTTAAAGCCTGTTTCTGCTCTTATGGCATTCAAAGCCTCTCTTAACTCTTCATATCTCGCACCAAACTCGATAACGCAGTAATGCTTCATCTCTTTTGTGTAATGGAACTCAAAAGAGAAGTAGCCCTGAGGAATGAAGATTGCACCGCCATTCTCAACGATAAAAGGGTCTCTTATACCCAGTTCTTCACGATAATACTCGTTCTCTGCCAGGGTCTTTGCGGTACAAAACACAATAGGTATCTTCCGCCTCTTCAGGGTTGTAAGGGCAGGAAGTGCAGCTTCGTAGGAGTAATTAGAGAGGTCAAG includes:
- a CDS encoding nascent polypeptide-associated complex protein encodes the protein MRGGFRKGVSLNPKRLNQMMKQTGINVEELRDVEEVVIRTTNAELVFSQPEVTIVEAPGTKIYQIAGTPVEQARISDADVKLVMEKAGCSEADAKTALKEANGDLADAISKLCGE
- the mpgP gene encoding mannosyl-3-phosphoglycerate phosphatase, with translation MKIVLYTDLDGTLLDLSNYSYEAALPALTTLKRRKIPIVFCTAKTLAENEYYREELGIRDPFIVENGGAIFIPQGYFSFEFHYTKEMKHYCVIEFGARYEELREALNAIRAETGFKIKGFGDMTPEEVAKDANLSIEKARLAKDKMYNESFIFDEPAEKEKILLEKIREKGFSLTHGGRYYNIHGRNADKGKAVKVLTELFRREYGVEAVRTIGVGDSRNDIPMLEAVDQPAVVRRKDGTWLDLPLKNLYKARGEGPEGWVEVVNKFIL